In Sedimenticola thiotaurini, the following proteins share a genomic window:
- the rplU gene encoding 50S ribosomal protein L21: protein MYAVIQTGGKQYRVSEGDTVKVEKLSAEEGATLDLDKVLMVANGEDIKIGTPYVAGGKVTATVKSHGRGKKVTILKFKRRKHHMKRQGHRQWYTELEITGISAG, encoded by the coding sequence ATGTATGCCGTAATTCAGACCGGGGGTAAACAGTACCGGGTTTCCGAAGGCGACACGGTTAAAGTCGAAAAGCTGAGTGCCGAAGAGGGTGCTACGCTTGACCTTGATAAGGTCCTGATGGTCGCCAACGGCGAAGATATAAAAATTGGCACCCCCTATGTGGCCGGTGGCAAGGTTACCGCCACGGTTAAATCCCATGGGCGGGGCAAGAAAGTGACGATCCTGAAATTCAAGCGGCGTAAACACCACATGAAACGTCAGGGGCATCGTCAGTGGTACACGGAACTCGAAATTACCGGAATCAGCGCAGGCTGA
- the ispB gene encoding octaprenyl diphosphate synthase, giving the protein MEMSAIRELAAEDMKAVDALILHRLQSDVVLINQVGHYIINSGGKRLRPMIVLLAARALGYQGKEHVDLAAVIEFIHTATLLHDDVVDESDMRRNRDTANAVWGNAASVLVGDFLYTRSFEMMVDINRMRVMEVLARATNLIAEGEVLQLLNCNDPDTTEEKYREVILRKTATLFEAGARLGAVLADATPEQEQAIADYGLHLGIAFQIIDDALDYSTSSEEIGKNIGDDLEEGKPTLPILRAMQVGTPEQRATLREIIEKGGREHIQTVMAAIESTDAIEYTARLAAEEADKAKQALEAVPESPFRDALAALADFSVRRRS; this is encoded by the coding sequence ATGGAAATGAGCGCAATCCGCGAGCTGGCAGCGGAAGACATGAAGGCGGTCGACGCCCTGATCCTGCACCGGCTCCAGTCGGACGTGGTACTCATCAATCAGGTGGGCCACTACATTATTAACAGTGGCGGCAAACGGCTGCGCCCGATGATCGTACTGCTGGCTGCCCGGGCGCTGGGTTATCAGGGTAAGGAACATGTGGACCTGGCAGCGGTAATCGAGTTCATTCACACCGCCACCCTGCTGCACGACGATGTGGTGGACGAGTCCGATATGCGGCGCAACCGGGACACTGCCAACGCGGTCTGGGGTAATGCGGCCAGCGTGCTGGTGGGAGATTTCCTCTATACCCGCTCGTTCGAGATGATGGTGGATATCAACCGGATGCGGGTAATGGAAGTGCTCGCCCGCGCCACCAACCTGATCGCCGAGGGTGAAGTGCTTCAACTGCTCAATTGCAACGACCCGGACACCACCGAAGAGAAGTATCGGGAGGTTATCCTGCGCAAGACCGCCACCCTGTTCGAGGCCGGCGCCCGGCTTGGCGCGGTGCTGGCGGATGCCACACCAGAGCAGGAGCAGGCGATCGCCGATTATGGCCTGCACCTGGGAATCGCCTTCCAGATTATCGATGACGCCCTCGATTACAGCACATCCAGCGAAGAGATTGGCAAGAATATCGGCGACGACCTGGAAGAGGGCAAACCAACCCTACCGATTCTGCGCGCCATGCAGGTAGGCACCCCCGAGCAGCGCGCCACGCTGCGGGAAATTATAGAAAAAGGTGGCCGGGAACATATACAAACTGTCATGGCGGCCATTGAATCAACCGATGCTATCGAGTACACTGCGCGCCTCGCCGCGGAGGAAGCCGACAAGGCCAAGCAGGCCCTGGAAGCAGTTCCCGAATCTCCTTTCCGCGACGCACTCGCTGCCCTGGCCGACTTTTCTGTCAGACGCAGGAGCTAA
- the proB gene encoding glutamate 5-kinase codes for MNMSREKFTSARRWVVKIGSALLTDDGKGLAREALAGWVEQMAAWVLAGNQLILVSSGAVAEGMSRMGWTTRPTTLHQLQAAAAIGQMGLVRAYETCFRSHNLHTAQVLLTHDDLTNRRRYLNARSTLRTLLKLGVVPVVNENDTVANQELRFGDNDTLAALVANLVEADLLVLLTDQQGLYDSDPRQNPDAVLISESRVDNPQLDRVAGGSSGLLGRGGMITKIRAARLAARSGTATIIAPGVGEQILTRIAAAEPVGTLLLPVQEAQAARKRWLAGHLQVRGRLVVDAGAVRVLRESGRSLLAVGVKQVVGQFSRGEVVACVDEQGREVARGLVNYNSIESDRIKGVASSRIQEILGYVDEEELIHRDNLVLV; via the coding sequence ATGAACATGTCCCGGGAGAAATTTACCTCGGCCAGGCGTTGGGTGGTGAAGATCGGCAGCGCCCTGCTGACCGATGATGGAAAGGGGCTGGCGCGGGAAGCGTTGGCTGGCTGGGTTGAGCAGATGGCTGCCTGGGTGTTGGCCGGTAACCAGCTGATCCTGGTCTCTTCCGGGGCGGTGGCCGAGGGTATGAGCCGCATGGGCTGGACTACGCGACCCACCACATTGCACCAGTTGCAAGCGGCCGCTGCCATCGGCCAGATGGGGTTGGTGCGGGCCTATGAGACCTGTTTTCGCTCCCATAATCTGCACACCGCGCAGGTGTTGCTGACCCATGATGACCTGACCAACCGGCGGCGATATCTGAATGCCCGCAGTACTTTGCGGACGCTGCTTAAACTGGGTGTGGTGCCGGTGGTGAATGAGAATGATACGGTGGCAAACCAGGAGTTGCGTTTCGGTGACAACGATACCCTGGCGGCGCTGGTAGCCAATCTGGTGGAGGCGGATCTGCTGGTGCTGTTGACCGATCAGCAGGGTCTGTATGACAGCGACCCGCGGCAAAACCCCGATGCGGTGCTGATCAGTGAAAGTCGAGTGGACAATCCCCAGCTGGACCGGGTGGCCGGTGGCAGTTCGGGCCTGCTGGGTCGGGGCGGTATGATCACCAAGATACGGGCCGCCCGACTGGCGGCGCGGTCCGGAACTGCCACTATTATCGCTCCCGGAGTGGGCGAGCAGATCCTGACCCGGATAGCTGCCGCTGAACCGGTCGGCACCCTGTTGTTGCCGGTACAGGAGGCGCAGGCGGCACGCAAGCGCTGGCTGGCGGGCCACCTGCAGGTGCGCGGCCGTCTGGTGGTGGATGCCGGTGCGGTGCGGGTGTTACGGGAGTCGGGGCGCAGTCTGCTGGCGGTCGGTGTGAAACAGGTGGTTGGCCAGTTCTCCCGGGGCGAAGTGGTGGCCTGTGTAGATGAGCAGGGTCGGGAAGTGGCGCGGGGCCTGGTCAACTACAACTCCATTGAGAGTGATCGCATCAAGGGTGTCGCCTCCAGTCGCATCCAGGAGATCCTGGGTTACGTGGATGAGGAGGAGCTGATCCACCGGGACAATCTGGTGCTGGTTTAA
- a CDS encoding metal ABC transporter solute-binding protein, Zn/Mn family, giving the protein MKIITAGYRHLALSLTLLIFASTTMAAPRVVVSIPPLHSLVSGLMTGVADPVLLMEGGEVDKASLTPSQKLQLVAADMVIWVGAGLEKQISRAVQNEFPAMERNMYALSNHLPLLPKSADIPGQLLMPDARQDYSDLGFWADPKLAAMAVRHITPKLVQLDPDNADTYLKNEVKLLTRIKEMGRQLAETLAPYRGSLGINDSVPTYLAWRYHLYGSQQITLASADATESYIAGCQNFMKVGQDQPDAGISDLYGSNLKPGAELYFQMMQRQAGFITSCDQKTKTIADRTAQQKNRT; this is encoded by the coding sequence ATGAAAATTATAACAGCCGGTTACCGACACCTGGCCCTGTCCCTTACGCTACTGATCTTTGCATCCACAACCATGGCGGCCCCCCGGGTCGTGGTTAGCATCCCCCCTCTGCACTCCCTGGTCAGTGGCCTGATGACAGGCGTCGCTGACCCCGTACTCCTGATGGAGGGCGGAGAAGTAGACAAGGCCAGCCTGACCCCGTCCCAGAAACTGCAGCTGGTCGCAGCCGATATGGTGATCTGGGTTGGTGCCGGCCTGGAAAAGCAGATCTCCCGTGCCGTACAGAATGAATTTCCCGCCATGGAGCGGAACATGTATGCGCTGTCAAATCATCTTCCCTTGTTGCCGAAATCGGCCGATATCCCCGGGCAACTGCTGATGCCGGATGCCCGCCAGGATTACAGCGATCTGGGCTTCTGGGCAGACCCGAAACTGGCGGCAATGGCGGTACGTCACATTACCCCCAAGCTGGTGCAGTTGGATCCGGACAATGCCGATACCTATCTGAAAAACGAAGTGAAACTGCTCACCCGAATCAAGGAGATGGGAAGGCAGCTGGCTGAAACACTGGCTCCCTATCGCGGATCCCTGGGCATTAACGACTCCGTGCCGACCTATCTGGCCTGGCGCTACCACCTGTATGGTAGCCAACAGATCACCCTGGCTAGCGCCGATGCAACGGAGAGCTACATCGCCGGTTGCCAGAACTTTATGAAAGTAGGCCAGGACCAACCGGACGCCGGCATATCTGACCTCTACGGCAGCAACCTTAAACCGGGCGCGGAGCTCTATTTCCAGATGATGCAGCGTCAGGCGGGCTTTATCACCAGCTGCGATCAGAAGACAAAAA
- the rpmA gene encoding 50S ribosomal protein L27 — MAHKKAGGSTRNGRDSESKRLGVKVFGGQSINAGGIIIRQRGTAVHNGVNVGLGKDHTLFAKVDGVVKFETKGPKNRRYVSVIPA, encoded by the coding sequence ATGGCACATAAGAAAGCAGGCGGTAGTACACGTAACGGCCGCGATTCAGAGTCAAAACGTCTTGGCGTCAAAGTGTTCGGTGGCCAGTCCATCAACGCCGGCGGCATCATCATTCGTCAGCGTGGCACTGCTGTGCACAATGGCGTGAACGTTGGTCTGGGCAAGGACCACACACTGTTTGCCAAGGTGGATGGTGTGGTGAAGTTTGAAACCAAGGGTCCGAAAAATCGTCGCTACGTCAGCGTGATTCCGGCCTGA
- the cgtA gene encoding Obg family GTPase CgtA — protein sequence MKFVDEATIRVEAGKGGNGAVSFRREKYIPRGGPDGGDGGDGGSVYLVADSGLNTLVDFRHQRRHRAHSGQQGMGRNCTGRSAEDLIVKVPVGTRVTDMETGELMGELLSHGQRLLVAKGGFHGIGNARFKSSTNRAPRQFTPGSMGEERDIRLELILLADVGLLGMPNAGKSSLISKVSSATPKVADYPFTTLHPNLGVVSLGTGNSFVIADIPGVIEGAAEGAGLGLQFLKHLNRTRLLLHLVDMAPMDEGVSPADEVRLIASELEKYSDDLYERERWLVLNKMDLMPAEEFAERRAAVLQELDWQGPVYSISALTGAGTRELMQDLMKRLKLLRELDAPAKPEEKTEEPWDPLKE from the coding sequence ATGAAATTTGTTGATGAAGCCACGATCCGCGTAGAAGCCGGCAAGGGTGGTAACGGCGCCGTCAGCTTTAGACGCGAAAAATATATCCCCCGGGGTGGTCCCGATGGCGGCGATGGAGGTGACGGTGGCAGTGTCTACCTGGTGGCTGATTCCGGGCTGAACACCCTGGTGGACTTCCGGCATCAACGTCGTCACCGGGCACACAGTGGTCAGCAGGGGATGGGGCGTAACTGCACCGGGCGCAGTGCCGAGGATCTGATTGTCAAGGTGCCGGTGGGAACCCGGGTGACCGACATGGAGACCGGGGAACTGATGGGTGAACTGCTCAGCCACGGACAGCGGCTACTGGTGGCCAAGGGTGGTTTCCATGGTATCGGCAATGCCCGCTTCAAGAGTAGTACTAACCGCGCGCCACGCCAATTTACCCCCGGCTCAATGGGTGAGGAGCGGGATATCCGCCTGGAACTGATCCTGCTGGCGGATGTGGGCCTGCTGGGGATGCCCAATGCCGGGAAGTCCAGTCTGATCAGCAAGGTTTCCAGTGCCACGCCCAAGGTGGCGGATTATCCTTTTACTACCTTACACCCCAATCTGGGGGTGGTCAGTCTGGGTACCGGCAACAGTTTTGTGATTGCGGATATCCCGGGTGTGATTGAGGGGGCGGCGGAAGGGGCCGGACTGGGCCTGCAGTTTCTGAAGCACCTGAACCGGACCCGATTGCTGTTGCACCTGGTGGATATGGCGCCGATGGACGAAGGGGTGTCACCGGCAGACGAGGTGCGGTTGATCGCCTCCGAACTGGAGAAGTACAGCGATGATCTGTACGAGCGGGAGCGCTGGCTAGTGCTTAACAAAATGGACCTGATGCCCGCCGAAGAGTTTGCCGAAAGACGTGCCGCCGTGTTGCAGGAGTTGGATTGGCAGGGGCCGGTCTATTCGATCTCGGCACTGACCGGTGCAGGAACCCGGGAACTGATGCAGGACCTGATGAAACGGTTGAAGCTGCTGCGTGAACTGGATGCGCCGGCCAAGCCGGAAGAGAAAACCGAAGAGCCGTGGGACCCCTTGAAGGAGTAG